A genomic window from Fibrobacterota bacterium includes:
- a CDS encoding HNH endonuclease — translation MNDVNFELERVSGQPISDEDLIADLIRCANLLSTKNLSQKKYAEFGRFEYSTIIRRFGSWNAALAMASLDISNEINIPDEKLYENLLILWMHYGRQPRRIELATSPSTISQTPYNRRFGSWTAALECFVKYANSANIISPTQITEIESEDFRHTTGRDPSLRLRWKVLKRDNFKCCVCGKSPATNPTLELHVDHILPWSKGGETILGNLQTLCSKCNLGKSNTV, via the coding sequence GTGAATGATGTAAATTTTGAACTAGAGCGAGTAAGTGGTCAGCCTATAAGCGATGAGGATCTCATTGCAGATTTAATCCGATGTGCAAACTTGCTATCAACAAAGAATCTTTCGCAAAAGAAATATGCAGAATTTGGAAGATTCGAATACAGCACAATAATTAGGCGTTTTGGCTCTTGGAATGCAGCACTTGCAATGGCAAGCTTAGATATCTCAAATGAAATAAATATTCCAGATGAAAAGTTGTACGAGAATTTACTGATTCTATGGATGCATTATGGCCGACAGCCTCGAAGAATTGAATTAGCAACTTCACCTTCAACAATTTCACAAACGCCATATAATCGACGATTTGGTTCATGGACTGCTGCTCTAGAATGCTTTGTAAAATATGCAAATAGTGCAAACATTATCTCACCAACACAAATAACCGAAATTGAATCAGAAGATTTTAGACATACAACAGGGCGTGACCCATCATTGAGACTGCGTTGGAAAGTATTAAAAAGGGACAATTTCAAGTGCTGCGTCTGTGGCAAAAGCCCAGCAACAAACCCTACTTTAGAGTTGCATGTTGATCACATTTTGCCTTGGAGTAAAGGAGGAGAAACCATTCTTGGAAATCTTCAGACATTATGCTCAAAATGCAATTTAGGAAAATCAAACACTGTCTAA